Genomic DNA from Lutibacter sp. A80:
ATAATTGAAGGTTTAGTAACTACTGTGCATTGTACAACTTCAAGTCAAAATACAGTTGATGGTTTTTCAGACAAATGGAGAAGGGGTAGAGCCGCATTAAACAATATGATTCCTACTTCAACAAGTGCTTCAGAAACATTGATTAAAATTATTCCAGAAATGGAAGGTAAAATTTTAGCAATGGCTGTGCGAGTTCCTGTTGTAGATGTTTCATTAATAGATTTTACGGTGCGTTTAAAAACGGCAACATCTTATGCTAAAATAAAGGAAGTAATGAAAAAGGCTTCAGAAAACGAATTAAAAGGTATTTTAGGCTATACAGAAGATGAAGTTGTTTCTCAAGATTTTGTTTCTGAATCTAGAATTTCTATTTTTGATGCACGAGCAGGAATGGAATTAAATGAAAATTTCTTTAAAATTATTGCTTGGTATGATAATGAATCTGGATATGCAACTAAATTGGTAGATTTAATTGAATATTCAGCTTCACTTTAAAAGATTAAAAGAGTACGAATAGTATTAAAATTAATAAAAAGTATGGAAATTGCAATTATAGCACACGACGGAAAAAAAACAGAAATGGTTCAGTTTTTAATGGATTTTAAAGCATTGCTAATTCAAAAAAAAATCACATTAATTTCTACAGGAACTACTGGTAAAAATGCAGAAAAAGCAGGTTTTAAAGTAGAGAAATTTTTATCTGGACCTTATGGTGGTGATGCACAAATTGCAGCACGTGTTGCAGAAGGAAAAACAAATATGGTTTTCTTTTTTAGAGACCCACTAGGAATGCATCCACACGAACCAGATATTGCAATGTTAATGCGTTTATGCGATGTGCACGATGTTCCATTAGCAACAAACCCTGCAACTGCAGAACTTTTGATAAAATCTATATAGATCTTAAAAAGAGAAATTTAAGAAAATATAAAGAGATTGTTACAGTAGTCTGGAAATACGCCATGCTAAGCTTGTTTAGCTACGCTGAATCTTTGATTTCAGTTTTACATTATTCGGATAATCAATTGCTACGTGAATCTGATGCGGTTTCAGGTTGATGATTATAATACTTTTTTAAATAACATGAATTTTAAAACCTAAAAGGGTATTAATTTAATACTCTTTTAGGTTTCATTTTTCTAATAATCTACAGAAGTTGTTTCTCAACTAATTTTTACCATTATAAAAATAAAATAAAAAGTAAGGTTTTCCCTTACTTTAGTAAAATTAAACCATAAACTTGTGTATTTCAGTAAAATAAACTTGTTTTATTTTGACAAGTATTTTTTTTTTTTTTAAAATTTAACTTGAAAAAGAGTTAAAAGTTGTACTATGAAACATGCAAAACCAATAAAATTCTCATTTAAATTTTTTATTTCATTCAATACAGAAATTCCATTTTTATTGTCATTCCTGCGAAAGCAGGAATCTCATCCTTATTATCTAAACAGAAAAATCCTCTGTTTGCAAAATTTTAAGAACACAATACGCGAATAAAATGTTTAACCTAAAACCAACTAACTATGACATAGCTAATTAATACAAACAGAGGAAGTAAAACGAAAGTAATACTCCTCGCAGACATAACAAAATATTAAAGCGCAATTATGCGCTATTAACTAATTAAAATTTATTAAAATGAACTTTTCAAAGAAAAATCACGAATACAAAATTATAAATATGAAAAGAGTGAGTAAAAAATAATTTTAAGTATAGTATTTGTATTTGCAATTAGTCCACTAACTCAAGTTAGTGCTGCTGAAAATAAGCAAGCTAATTGTGGTGCAGATGCATTTGAACTACAGACATTTCTAGAAGCAGAAGGTTATGATATGGAATTTGCAAATGAGATGGCAAATGATTGGTATGAAGCTTGTCTTTATGTAACAGGATAATATAGTATAAAGAGGTGAGGAACT
This window encodes:
- the gap gene encoding type I glyceraldehyde-3-phosphate dehydrogenase, whose translation is MIKVGINGFGRIGRLAFRAILNRKNIEVVAINDLMTINQLAYLLKFDSVHGRFKGTIEIKNNFLIVNNNSIRITSEKLPEDIEWDALDVDYVIESTGYFTDKNLAKNHIKGGAKKVIISAPSKNAPNFVMGVNHTKLLKNDLVISNASCTTNCIAPIVKVLNDEFEIIEGLVTTVHCTTSSQNTVDGFSDKWRRGRAALNNMIPTSTSASETLIKIIPEMEGKILAMAVRVPVVDVSLIDFTVRLKTATSYAKIKEVMKKASENELKGILGYTEDEVVSQDFVSESRISIFDARAGMELNENFFKIIAWYDNESGYATKLVDLIEYSASL
- a CDS encoding methylglyoxal synthase, whose protein sequence is MEIAIIAHDGKKTEMVQFLMDFKALLIQKKITLISTGTTGKNAEKAGFKVEKFLSGPYGGDAQIAARVAEGKTNMVFFFRDPLGMHPHEPDIAMLMRLCDVHDVPLATNPATAELLIKSI